The following are encoded together in the Micromonospora lupini genome:
- a CDS encoding ABC transporter substrate-binding protein → MQARRLKAAVAIAAVAALAVGAAGCAKSERDGDSGEAKTGGTFIFAGAGDPKNFDPIFNDDGESFRPVRQMFDTLVSHKPGTAELQGGLAESWEHDPDGKVWTFKLRQGVKFHDGTPFNAAAVCFNFDRWYNMKGAAAQSQMIYYMDTFGGFAKNEAEGAGESIYNKCEAKDDGTAVLTLNKYKGAFPGAFALTSLSIASPEALKKYDANTVKQNGDSFEYSAFATTNPVGTGPFTFGGWDKAKNEITLNRNPDYFGDKAKVDKVIIKIIKDESTRKQELRAGTVQGIDFPAPADRKALEGEGFQVINRPAFNVLYLGLNQKNPKLKDLRVRQAIAYALNRQQLVQTKGPGGAKVADEFMPDTVLGYAPDVQKYEYNPDKAKQLLKDAGAEGLTLNFYYPPDVSRPYMPNPQEIFTVLANDLQAVGIKVNGVPRPWNGGFKDDVQQFGKQDLHILGWTGDYNDPGNFVGTFFGRAKVEFGDQSMTEMFEAITKADATVDDAGKKAAWEQVNRDIAAKWLPAVPLWHAPPAIVVTKDVKGMVASPLTDERFNTVSVGK, encoded by the coding sequence ATGCAGGCGAGAAGGCTTAAAGCGGCCGTGGCCATCGCGGCCGTTGCCGCTCTGGCGGTCGGCGCGGCCGGCTGCGCGAAGAGCGAGCGCGACGGCGACAGTGGCGAGGCCAAGACTGGCGGCACCTTCATCTTCGCGGGTGCCGGTGACCCGAAGAACTTCGATCCGATCTTCAACGACGACGGTGAGTCGTTCCGGCCGGTCCGGCAGATGTTCGACACCCTGGTGAGCCACAAGCCGGGCACCGCGGAGCTGCAGGGCGGCCTGGCCGAGAGCTGGGAGCACGACCCGGACGGCAAGGTCTGGACGTTCAAGCTGCGCCAGGGCGTGAAGTTCCACGACGGCACCCCGTTCAACGCTGCCGCGGTCTGCTTCAACTTCGACCGCTGGTACAACATGAAGGGCGCTGCCGCCCAGTCCCAGATGATCTACTACATGGACACCTTCGGCGGGTTCGCCAAGAACGAGGCCGAGGGTGCCGGCGAGTCGATCTACAACAAGTGCGAGGCCAAGGACGACGGAACCGCCGTCCTGACCCTGAACAAGTACAAGGGTGCCTTCCCCGGCGCCTTCGCGCTGACCTCGCTGTCGATCGCGAGCCCCGAGGCGCTGAAGAAGTACGACGCCAACACGGTGAAGCAGAACGGCGACTCGTTCGAGTACAGCGCGTTCGCCACCACCAACCCGGTCGGCACCGGCCCGTTCACCTTCGGTGGCTGGGACAAGGCCAAGAACGAGATCACCCTGAACCGGAACCCGGACTACTTCGGTGACAAGGCCAAGGTCGACAAGGTGATCATCAAGATCATCAAGGACGAGAGCACCCGTAAGCAGGAGCTCCGCGCCGGCACGGTCCAGGGCATCGACTTCCCGGCCCCGGCCGACCGCAAGGCGCTGGAGGGCGAGGGCTTCCAGGTCATCAACCGCCCGGCGTTCAACGTCCTCTACCTGGGCCTCAACCAGAAGAACCCGAAGCTCAAGGACCTGCGGGTGCGCCAGGCGATCGCCTACGCGCTCAACCGCCAGCAGCTGGTGCAGACCAAGGGCCCGGGTGGCGCGAAGGTCGCCGACGAGTTCATGCCGGACACCGTGCTCGGCTACGCCCCGGACGTGCAGAAGTACGAGTACAACCCGGACAAGGCCAAGCAGCTGCTCAAGGACGCCGGCGCCGAGGGTCTGACGCTTAACTTCTACTACCCGCCGGACGTCTCCCGGCCGTACATGCCGAACCCGCAGGAGATCTTCACCGTCCTCGCCAACGACCTCCAGGCCGTGGGCATCAAGGTCAACGGTGTGCCTCGCCCGTGGAACGGTGGCTTCAAGGACGACGTGCAGCAGTTCGGCAAGCAGGACCTGCACATCCTCGGCTGGACCGGTGACTACAACGACCCGGGCAACTTCGTCGGCACGTTCTTCGGCCGCGCCAAGGTCGAGTTCGGCGACCAGTCGATGACCGAGATGTTCGAGGCGATCACCAAGGCCGACGCCACCGTCGACGACGCTGGCAAGAAGGCGGCCTGGGAGCAGGTCAACCGGGACATCGCCGCCAAGTGGCTGCCGGCCGTGCCGCTCTGGCACGCCCCGCCGGCCATCGTCGTCACCAAGGATGTCAAGGGCATGGTGGCCAGCCCCCTTACCGACGAGCGATTCAACACGGTAAGCGTCGGCAAGTGA
- a CDS encoding DNA polymerase III subunit gamma and tau: MTLALYRKYRPRTFAEVIGQEHVTEPLSQALRSGRLNHAYLFSGPRGCGKTSSARILARSLNCEQGPTPEPCGKCESCRSLAIDGAGSIDVIEIDAASHGGVDDARELRERAFFAPASSRFKIYVIDEAHMVSTQGFNALLKLVEEPPEYVKFIFATTEPEKVLGTIRSRTHHYPFRLIPPKVLRPYLEQLTQAEGVAVEPAVFPLVVRAGGGSARDSLSVLDQLIAGAGPEGVSYARAAALLGVTDAALIDEMCDALAAGDGAAAYGTVDRVAEAGHDPRRFASDLLERLRDLIVIQQVPDAAAKGLIDGPADQIERMAAQASQLGPATLSRCADIVHDGLVEMRGTTAPRLLLELICARMLLPGVDDSTGGLLQRLERMERRLTLSGTDAPSAAAGSAPAAHPGVRPQHAPPVPAAATPAPADAPTSAPPWDVDPTASPTPGTRSTGAAGPTASGAAGSGAAGSGAVGSGAVGSGAAGSGVAGLGVAGLAAVGSGAAGSSAAGSGAAGSGAAGSGAAGSGAAGSGAAGSGAAGSGAAGSGARATGAPGSYAPSGADSPIPGSPGASASTSADPAAPVSPAGPGTGSPAPRRVVPPSAVLPDPATPVPPRPGAPAAALDAVAVRRVWPDVVGKVNRTNKRIAALMRDAVVRELDGDMLVLTVKSTVLAKMMADHAAVLTDALYEELGGRWQIRCEVAGERGGVSLSGQPRSQPASPPRPAAPTVAASPSNPPNAPAAGPTSAPPASNAHAAAPSAGPAGGASTVHAAAPGAGPAGGASTVHAAAPGAGPAGGASTVHAAAPGAGPAGGASTVHAAAPGAGPTGGASTVHAAAPSAGPTGAPPASNAHAAAPGAGPTGGASTVHAAAPGAGPTGGASTVHAAAPGAGPTGGASTTHVSANAPTAAGPTNAAFTGANSAGTAGPGSRGGVGADGSTGHGVGNQGGGQPAESAADEDDWPEAARPGGNAPAPATDAPATDDEDWPEAARPGGAATGNGVPGDSGSAPVPLSTNGAGGPAGPGAANGSHGSNGGSPGGTGSTTGRPDARAANPTPAARQPATAGGAPVSSAIAAARAAAAGRGPRTASAARPVADAEWAGEPPYDPDFDGPQRGGRPGGAAPAATPTYEGFDPGDEPLDEVIDEKTARESSEEQAVRLLRDTFGAEKIDEVDAR, translated from the coding sequence GTGACGCTGGCGCTCTACCGCAAGTACCGGCCGCGTACCTTCGCCGAGGTCATCGGGCAGGAGCACGTCACCGAGCCGTTGTCGCAGGCGCTGCGCAGCGGGCGGCTCAACCACGCCTACCTCTTCTCCGGCCCCCGTGGCTGCGGCAAGACCTCCAGCGCCCGGATCCTGGCCCGCTCGCTCAACTGTGAGCAGGGCCCCACCCCGGAGCCGTGCGGCAAGTGTGAGTCGTGCCGCTCGCTTGCCATCGACGGCGCCGGTTCGATCGACGTGATCGAGATCGACGCGGCCAGCCACGGCGGTGTCGACGACGCCCGGGAGCTGCGGGAGCGCGCGTTCTTCGCGCCGGCCAGCAGCCGCTTCAAGATCTACGTGATCGACGAGGCGCACATGGTCTCGACCCAGGGCTTCAACGCCCTGCTCAAGCTCGTCGAGGAGCCCCCGGAGTACGTCAAGTTCATCTTCGCCACCACCGAGCCGGAGAAGGTCCTCGGCACGATCCGGTCGCGGACCCACCACTACCCGTTCCGACTGATCCCGCCGAAGGTCCTCCGCCCGTACCTGGAGCAGCTCACCCAGGCCGAGGGCGTCGCCGTCGAGCCGGCGGTCTTCCCCCTGGTGGTCCGCGCCGGTGGCGGTAGCGCCCGGGACAGCCTCTCCGTGCTCGACCAGCTCATCGCCGGCGCCGGCCCGGAGGGCGTGAGCTACGCACGGGCCGCCGCGCTGCTCGGGGTCACCGACGCCGCGCTCATCGACGAGATGTGCGACGCGCTGGCCGCCGGTGACGGCGCCGCCGCGTACGGCACCGTCGACCGGGTCGCCGAGGCCGGGCACGACCCGCGCCGGTTCGCGTCGGACCTGCTGGAACGGCTGCGCGACCTCATCGTGATCCAGCAGGTGCCGGACGCCGCCGCGAAGGGCCTCATCGACGGCCCCGCCGACCAGATCGAGCGGATGGCCGCCCAGGCTTCGCAGCTCGGCCCGGCCACGCTCTCCCGCTGCGCGGACATCGTGCACGACGGCCTGGTCGAGATGCGCGGCACCACCGCGCCCCGCCTGTTGCTGGAGCTGATCTGCGCCCGGATGCTGCTGCCCGGCGTGGACGACTCCACAGGCGGCCTGCTCCAGCGCCTCGAACGGATGGAACGCCGGCTCACCCTGAGCGGCACCGACGCGCCGTCGGCTGCCGCCGGCTCCGCGCCAGCGGCCCACCCAGGAGTACGCCCACAGCACGCCCCTCCCGTCCCGGCTGCCGCCACCCCGGCACCCGCCGACGCCCCGACCTCCGCACCGCCGTGGGACGTCGACCCGACCGCGTCCCCGACCCCGGGCACGCGGTCCACAGGCGCTGCGGGCCCAACCGCCTCGGGCGCTGCAGGTTCGGGTGCTGCAGGTTCGGGTGCTGTGGGTTCGGGTGCTGTGGGTTCGGGCGCTGCCGGTTCGGGCGTTGCGGGCTTGGGCGTCGCTGGCTTGGCCGCTGTGGGTTCGGGCGCTGCCGGTTCGAGTGCTGCCGGTTCGGGCGCTGCCGGTTCGGGCGCTGCCGGTTCGGGCGCTGCCGGTTCGGGCGCTGCCGGCTCGGGCGCTGCCGGCTCGGGCGCTGCCGGTTCGGGCGCTGCGGGCTCGGGGGCTCGTGCCACGGGCGCACCGGGCTCGTATGCCCCCTCGGGGGCCGACTCACCGATTCCGGGATCGCCCGGCGCGTCGGCGTCTACCTCCGCTGACCCGGCCGCACCCGTCTCGCCCGCCGGACCGGGCACCGGCTCGCCGGCCCCGCGTCGCGTGGTGCCGCCGTCGGCGGTGCTGCCCGACCCGGCGACACCCGTGCCGCCCCGCCCCGGAGCGCCGGCCGCCGCACTGGACGCGGTAGCGGTCCGCCGGGTCTGGCCCGACGTGGTCGGCAAGGTCAACCGGACCAACAAGCGGATCGCCGCCCTCATGCGCGACGCGGTCGTGCGGGAACTCGACGGCGACATGCTGGTGCTGACGGTGAAGTCCACAGTGCTGGCCAAGATGATGGCCGACCACGCGGCGGTGCTGACCGACGCGCTCTACGAGGAGTTGGGCGGACGCTGGCAGATCCGCTGCGAGGTGGCCGGCGAGCGGGGTGGCGTGTCGCTGTCCGGCCAGCCGCGCTCGCAGCCGGCCTCGCCGCCCCGCCCAGCGGCGCCGACCGTGGCGGCCTCGCCGTCCAACCCACCGAACGCGCCCGCTGCCGGGCCGACGAGCGCCCCGCCCGCGTCGAACGCGCACGCCGCTGCGCCGAGTGCTGGGCCGGCGGGCGGCGCGTCGACCGTGCACGCCGCTGCGCCGGGTGCCGGGCCGGCGGGCGGCGCGTCGACCGTGCACGCCGCTGCGCCGGGTGCCGGGCCGGCGGGCGGCGCGTCGACCGTGCACGCCGCTGCGCCGGGTGCCGGGCCGGCGGGCGGCGCGTCGACCGTGCACGCCGCTGCGCCGGGTGCCGGGCCGACGGGCGGCGCGTCGACCGTGCACGCCGCTGCGCCGAGTGCCGGGCCGACGGGCGCCCCGCCCGCGTCGAACGCGCACGCCGCTGCGCCGGGTGCCGGGCCGACGGGCGGCGCGTCGACCGTGCACGCCGCTGCGCCGGGTGCCGGGCCGACGGGCGGCGCGTCGACCGTGCACGCCGCTGCGCCGGGTGCCGGGCCGACGGGCGGCGCGTCGACCACGCACGTCTCGGCGAACGCGCCTACCGCCGCCGGCCCGACGAACGCAGCGTTCACCGGAGCGAACTCGGCAGGTACTGCCGGCCCGGGTTCGCGTGGCGGTGTCGGTGCGGACGGATCGACCGGTCACGGTGTTGGAAACCAGGGCGGCGGGCAGCCCGCCGAGTCGGCTGCCGATGAGGACGACTGGCCGGAGGCGGCCCGTCCCGGCGGCAACGCTCCTGCCCCGGCCACGGATGCCCCAGCCACGGATGACGAGGACTGGCCGGAAGCCGCCCGACCCGGCGGCGCCGCCACGGGCAACGGTGTCCCTGGCGATTCCGGCTCAGCACCCGTGCCGCTCAGCACGAACGGTGCTGGCGGCCCTGCCGGCCCCGGTGCGGCCAACGGCTCCCATGGCTCCAACGGCGGCAGTCCAGGTGGCACAGGTTCGACGACCGGTAGGCCGGACGCGCGGGCGGCCAACCCGACACCGGCGGCCCGGCAGCCGGCGACAGCCGGTGGCGCCCCGGTGAGCAGCGCCATCGCCGCGGCTCGCGCGGCGGCGGCGGGACGCGGTCCGCGTACCGCATCGGCTGCCCGGCCCGTCGCGGACGCCGAGTGGGCCGGCGAACCTCCCTACGACCCGGACTTCGACGGCCCGCAGCGTGGCGGACGGCCGGGTGGCGCGGCACCGGCGGCGACCCCAACCTACGAGGGGTTCGACCCGGGCGACGAGCCGTTGGACGAGGTCATCGACGAGAAGACCGCCCGGGAGTCGAGCGAGGAGCAGGCGGTACGGCTGCTGCGCGATACCTTCGGGGCCGAGAAGATCGACGAGGTCGACGCCCGCTAG
- the recR gene encoding recombination mediator RecR translates to MYEGAIQDLIDELGRLPGVGPKSAQRIAFHVLSADPADVTRLAGALRKVKELVRFCTTCYNVAESEQCRICRDQRRTDEVLCVVEEPKDVVAIERTGEFRGRYHVLGGAINPLEGIGPDNLRIRELMTRLSGGAVRELILATDPNTEGEATATYLALMVKPMGIAVTRLASGLPVGGDLEYADEITLGRAFEGRRAV, encoded by the coding sequence ATGTACGAGGGCGCCATCCAGGATCTGATCGACGAGCTGGGGCGACTGCCGGGCGTAGGCCCGAAGAGCGCACAGCGGATCGCGTTCCACGTCCTGTCGGCCGACCCGGCCGACGTCACCCGGCTGGCCGGCGCGCTGCGCAAGGTCAAGGAGCTGGTGCGCTTCTGCACGACCTGTTACAACGTGGCCGAGTCCGAGCAGTGCCGGATCTGCCGCGACCAGCGCCGCACCGACGAGGTGCTGTGCGTGGTGGAGGAGCCCAAGGACGTGGTGGCCATCGAGCGGACAGGTGAGTTCCGCGGTCGCTACCACGTGCTCGGCGGCGCGATCAATCCGCTGGAGGGGATCGGCCCGGACAACCTGCGCATCCGGGAGCTGATGACCCGGTTGAGCGGCGGCGCGGTCCGGGAGCTGATCCTGGCGACCGACCCGAACACCGAGGGCGAGGCGACCGCCACCTATCTGGCGCTGATGGTGAAGCCGATGGGCATCGCGGTGACCCGGCTGGCCAGCGGGCTGCCGGTCGGGGGCGACCTGGAGTATGCCGACGAGATCACACTGGGCCGGGCCTTCGAGGGCCGTCGAGCGGTCTGA
- a CDS encoding YbaB/EbfC family nucleoid-associated protein, translating to MQQMLKQAQKMQQQIAAAQAELAEAELTGTAGGGLVTATVSGSGELKTIKIDPKAVDPDDVETLEDLVVAAVHNAAEAARELTERKMGPVAGGMGGLGLPGF from the coding sequence ATGCAGCAGATGCTGAAGCAGGCGCAGAAGATGCAGCAGCAGATCGCCGCCGCCCAGGCCGAGCTGGCCGAGGCCGAGCTGACCGGCACCGCCGGCGGAGGGCTGGTCACCGCGACCGTCTCCGGCTCCGGTGAGCTGAAGACCATCAAGATCGACCCGAAGGCCGTCGACCCGGACGACGTGGAGACGCTTGAGGACCTGGTGGTCGCGGCCGTGCACAACGCCGCCGAGGCCGCGCGCGAGTTGACCGAGCGCAAGATGGGTCCGGTCGCCGGCGGCATGGGCGGCCTCGGCCTGCCCGGTTTCTGA
- a CDS encoding golvesin C-terminal-like domain-containing protein: protein MRRFLAPLLGLAVLTPLVPSQQAASAASVDPSRTTSVNRPADPGRPADPDRILDPDRRLGATWKRSTDRVVTTSSDETGLHVLVADSKEAYHWRTAATLGGRGLPTDQWIGQVCLTGSGRRAVAVYAPREFTNRENMLNAGAFAAVVDLDTGAVTTLPERYSLAYHNPGCGAGETAVLSRLELPASPRAGTAARTVLTTVDTRKPLAVQKTVEPGQLSSAIPVGDAIIAAKGDALLTLDRRGAVRATLRTGGSPFRLMADGPRDVALQVARGDEVDLARMAGGRLVPVATVPTGTVKLRAGGEGRVFAVGGRAGGRLVGKRLPSRWSTIDAPPDSDVSRTGDLVLTRAVTGREAAGSVAGAPSDGQTDRVDIKARLRTGGDVAFSVLPPSGVGGQTAAPAGAAGKTTTLADPSPETVAYDLDGSCAVRRNDPAIQVYQPTREQVEWAADLAVRGQLTFQRAANWANNGLPAYSPQAMFPSTTLAGGGNVPAQVFLGILAQESNLWQASFHVVDGLAGNPLTSLGYYGLDLANPDYTKIDWTKTDCGYGVGQVTSGMRKSDTDQWIAGVQWDATKQKAVALDYAVNVAAGLRILQDKWNQTRNSGLIANNGDARYIENWWFAIWAYNTGFYNQIPASPTAPWGVGWANNPSNPNFPADRKMFLTQPLDVPSANPPVDDQVGYDNAKHPNHWSYPERVMGFAYTSLRRYNYETGNYSPTYATAQERNKLVAQPSRFTFCVPAQNECDPNASEVPGDYPTEEPGPCTRDDLKCWWHSSVTWTDCSINCGLENRRYTSVEPRPYGSSIYDSQCSRDGLPSNALIIDDIDSAVPLGPQGCQRDFTPAGKFSFSYPSRVGPNNVTIYPGKVDTHQIGGGFGGHFWHAHTQKSDAAPEKVTGRWTPTTRLNGWAKVMVHIPDHGAHTQQAKYVINTGAGQKARYIPTRTEEHRWVTLGTYQFSNAGAQSVELNNITEDGNGTEDIAWDALAFVPLSAKPRHFVVAMGDSYGSGEGVGSYYYETDNNYGNHAWNACRRSTKAWPLLTRLPGSSSSISSRLAGHDQSLDFQNVTCSGSTAAKMGSTSTPYYWQDPPDDIGGYGFDAEGQFREMSQIESGVLDGNTTLVLLSAGGNDAKFPLTMSTCAEDACDTAAYEATVQQRIDNAQLEVRQLINAVSTKAPNATIMVVGYPRIFASYYQDSCVFNRYTAGEMAMINRLALYMRDAERTMADSARAAGKKVQFTDMVDGMLDHGTCRKYDASHDILVPDDINALVVGPEGEGDFQMVTDDTYANCVGWITAGLNVCISRASFHPKDTGAVTYANAVTSRLSAVGYN, encoded by the coding sequence GTGCGTCGGTTCCTCGCTCCCCTACTGGGACTCGCGGTGTTGACACCGCTGGTCCCGTCTCAACAGGCGGCCTCGGCCGCCTCCGTCGACCCCTCCCGAACGACCTCCGTCAACCGGCCGGCCGACCCGGGCCGGCCGGCCGACCCGGACCGCATCCTCGATCCCGACCGACGGCTCGGCGCCACCTGGAAGCGTTCCACCGACCGGGTCGTCACCACCTCGTCCGACGAGACCGGCCTGCACGTGCTGGTGGCGGACTCCAAGGAGGCGTACCACTGGCGGACGGCCGCCACGCTCGGCGGACGCGGCCTGCCGACGGACCAGTGGATCGGGCAGGTCTGCCTGACCGGCTCCGGTCGACGCGCGGTGGCGGTCTACGCACCCCGTGAATTCACCAACCGGGAGAACATGCTCAACGCGGGGGCCTTCGCGGCGGTTGTCGACCTGGACACGGGCGCGGTCACCACGTTGCCCGAACGCTACTCCCTGGCCTATCACAATCCCGGTTGCGGGGCGGGGGAGACGGCGGTGCTGTCCCGCCTGGAGCTACCGGCATCGCCGCGAGCCGGCACGGCGGCGCGGACCGTACTGACCACCGTCGACACCCGCAAGCCGCTCGCCGTGCAGAAGACGGTGGAGCCGGGTCAGCTCAGCTCGGCCATCCCCGTCGGTGATGCCATCATCGCCGCCAAGGGTGACGCACTGCTCACCCTCGACCGCCGAGGGGCGGTCCGGGCAACCCTGCGGACCGGAGGATCCCCGTTCCGGTTGATGGCGGACGGCCCCCGGGACGTTGCGCTCCAGGTGGCCCGGGGAGACGAGGTCGATCTCGCCCGGATGGCCGGTGGTCGGCTGGTGCCGGTGGCGACTGTCCCGACGGGCACCGTCAAGCTGCGGGCCGGGGGTGAAGGCCGAGTCTTCGCCGTGGGCGGCCGGGCCGGCGGTCGGCTCGTGGGCAAGCGCCTGCCCTCGCGGTGGAGCACTATCGACGCGCCACCCGACAGCGACGTCTCCCGCACCGGCGACCTGGTGCTGACCAGGGCCGTCACTGGCCGGGAGGCCGCCGGGTCGGTCGCGGGTGCGCCGAGCGACGGGCAGACGGACCGGGTCGACATCAAGGCTCGTCTGCGTACGGGAGGCGATGTCGCCTTCTCGGTACTGCCGCCGAGCGGGGTCGGCGGGCAGACGGCCGCGCCCGCCGGGGCGGCGGGAAAGACGACCACGCTCGCCGACCCGAGCCCGGAGACCGTCGCGTACGACCTCGACGGCTCCTGCGCGGTACGCCGCAACGATCCGGCCATCCAGGTCTACCAGCCGACCCGTGAGCAGGTGGAGTGGGCTGCCGACCTCGCGGTACGTGGACAGTTGACCTTCCAGCGGGCGGCCAACTGGGCGAACAACGGCCTGCCGGCCTACTCGCCGCAGGCAATGTTCCCGTCGACGACGCTCGCCGGTGGAGGCAACGTGCCGGCGCAGGTGTTCCTGGGAATCCTCGCGCAGGAGTCGAACCTGTGGCAGGCCAGTTTCCACGTCGTGGACGGCCTGGCCGGGAATCCGCTGACCAGCCTCGGCTACTACGGGCTGGATCTGGCGAACCCGGACTACACAAAGATCGACTGGACGAAGACCGACTGCGGCTACGGCGTTGGTCAGGTGACCTCCGGGATGCGGAAGAGCGACACCGACCAGTGGATCGCGGGCGTCCAGTGGGACGCGACGAAGCAGAAGGCGGTGGCGCTGGACTACGCGGTGAACGTCGCAGCCGGTCTGCGGATTCTGCAGGACAAGTGGAACCAGACCCGAAACTCCGGGCTGATCGCGAACAACGGTGACGCGAGGTACATCGAGAACTGGTGGTTCGCCATCTGGGCGTACAACACCGGTTTCTACAACCAGATCCCGGCGAGCCCCACCGCGCCGTGGGGGGTGGGCTGGGCCAACAACCCCTCCAACCCCAACTTCCCGGCAGACCGGAAGATGTTCCTGACCCAGCCGTTGGACGTGCCGAGCGCCAACCCTCCGGTGGACGACCAGGTCGGTTACGACAATGCCAAGCACCCGAACCACTGGTCGTATCCGGAGCGGGTGATGGGCTTCGCCTACACCTCGCTGCGCCGCTACAACTACGAGACCGGTAACTACAGTCCGACGTATGCCACGGCGCAGGAGCGCAACAAACTCGTCGCCCAGCCGTCCCGGTTCACCTTCTGTGTGCCGGCCCAGAACGAATGCGACCCGAACGCGTCGGAGGTGCCGGGCGACTATCCGACGGAGGAGCCGGGCCCGTGCACCCGGGACGACCTGAAGTGTTGGTGGCACTCGTCGGTCACCTGGACGGACTGCTCGATCAACTGTGGGCTGGAGAACCGGCGGTACACAAGCGTCGAGCCCCGTCCGTACGGATCCAGCATCTACGATTCGCAGTGCAGTCGGGACGGGTTGCCGAGCAACGCGCTGATCATCGACGACATCGACAGCGCGGTCCCACTCGGCCCTCAGGGCTGCCAGCGGGACTTCACGCCGGCAGGGAAGTTCTCGTTCAGCTATCCCTCCCGTGTCGGGCCGAACAACGTGACCATCTATCCCGGCAAGGTGGACACCCACCAGATCGGTGGCGGGTTCGGCGGTCACTTCTGGCACGCGCACACCCAGAAGTCCGACGCGGCGCCAGAGAAGGTCACCGGGCGATGGACGCCGACCACCCGGCTGAACGGCTGGGCCAAGGTCATGGTGCACATCCCCGACCATGGCGCGCACACCCAGCAGGCGAAGTACGTGATCAACACGGGGGCGGGGCAGAAGGCCCGGTACATCCCCACGCGGACCGAGGAACACCGCTGGGTGACTCTGGGGACTTACCAGTTCTCCAACGCGGGCGCTCAGTCGGTGGAGCTGAACAACATCACCGAGGACGGCAACGGCACCGAGGACATCGCGTGGGACGCTCTCGCGTTCGTCCCCTTGAGCGCCAAGCCACGGCACTTCGTGGTGGCAATGGGTGACTCGTACGGCTCCGGTGAGGGCGTCGGCAGCTACTACTACGAGACGGACAACAACTACGGCAACCACGCGTGGAACGCCTGCCGCCGCAGCACCAAGGCCTGGCCGCTCTTGACCCGCCTTCCCGGTTCGTCGAGTTCGATCTCCAGCCGGCTGGCCGGCCACGACCAGAGTCTTGACTTCCAGAACGTCACCTGCTCCGGATCGACGGCAGCAAAAATGGGCAGCACGAGCACGCCCTACTACTGGCAAGACCCACCCGACGATATCGGCGGGTACGGGTTCGACGCGGAGGGGCAGTTCCGGGAGATGTCCCAGATCGAGTCCGGCGTGCTGGACGGCAACACGACCCTGGTGCTGCTCTCGGCCGGCGGCAACGACGCCAAGTTCCCTCTCACGATGAGCACGTGCGCGGAGGATGCCTGTGACACCGCGGCCTACGAGGCGACCGTCCAGCAGCGGATCGACAACGCACAGCTCGAGGTGCGTCAGTTGATCAACGCGGTGTCCACGAAGGCGCCCAACGCCACCATCATGGTGGTCGGCTATCCCCGCATCTTCGCGAGTTACTACCAGGACTCGTGCGTCTTCAACAGGTACACCGCTGGTGAGATGGCGATGATCAACAGGCTGGCGCTCTACATGCGGGACGCGGAGCGGACGATGGCGGACTCGGCACGCGCCGCCGGGAAGAAGGTGCAATTCACCGACATGGTGGACGGCATGCTCGACCACGGGACGTGCCGCAAGTACGACGCCAGCCACGACATCCTCGTACCTGACGACATCAATGCGCTGGTCGTCGGCCCGGAGGGTGAGGGCGACTTCCAGATGGTCACCGACGACACCTACGCGAACTGCGTCGGCTGGATCACGGCAGGCTTGAACGTCTGCATCAGCCGGGCTTCCTTCCACCCGAAGGACACGGGCGCGGTGACATACGCCAACGCCGTGACGTCACGATTGTCGGCGGTGGGATACAACTGA
- a CDS encoding DUF998 domain-containing protein, whose protein sequence is MNLNRTGRVGALCWVTAVPIFLVASLVTGLRWHDPAYSWATHNISDLGNAHCGIWDTTRPRYVCSPWHPLMNAATLATAVLLAAGLLLTWRLLGRGAVVRSAQTLLLLAAGGYALAALNPADVDENRHVLGAFLIMGVGNVGLLLAGFAPNTTVLGRWRGLTVAAGLTALAGTVLFFAQQGFGIGVGGMERVAVLPFPVWACCLGALLAETPADRPAQSRSAAPT, encoded by the coding sequence ATGAACCTCAACCGCACCGGCCGCGTCGGCGCGCTCTGCTGGGTGACGGCCGTACCGATCTTCCTGGTCGCGAGCCTCGTCACAGGTCTGCGCTGGCACGACCCGGCCTACAGCTGGGCCACCCACAACATCAGCGACCTCGGCAACGCGCACTGCGGGATCTGGGACACCACCCGACCGCGCTACGTCTGTTCGCCCTGGCACCCGCTGATGAACGCCGCGACGCTCGCCACCGCCGTCCTGCTCGCCGCCGGGCTGCTGCTGACCTGGCGGCTCCTCGGTCGCGGCGCCGTGGTGCGCTCGGCGCAGACCCTCCTCCTGCTGGCTGCCGGCGGGTACGCCCTGGCGGCCCTCAACCCCGCCGACGTCGATGAGAACCGGCACGTCCTCGGCGCATTCCTGATCATGGGAGTGGGCAACGTCGGCCTGCTCCTCGCCGGCTTCGCGCCGAACACCACGGTGCTCGGCCGGTGGCGAGGGCTCACCGTTGCCGCCGGGCTCACCGCGCTGGCGGGAACCGTACTGTTCTTCGCCCAGCAGGGCTTCGGGATCGGCGTCGGCGGCATGGAACGCGTAGCGGTGCTGCCCTTTCCGGTGTGGGCCTGCTGCCTGGGCGCCCTACTCGCCGAAACCCCCGCTGACCGGCCCGCACAGAGCCGCTCGGCCGCGCCGACCTGA